One Zonotrichia albicollis isolate bZonAlb1 chromosome 25, bZonAlb1.hap1, whole genome shotgun sequence genomic window carries:
- the SLC25A33 gene encoding solute carrier family 25 member 33, whose product MAGGPQENTLLHLFAGGCGGTVGAIFTCPLEVIKTRLQSSKLAFTRTVYYPQVQLGTISGEGMVRPTSVSPGLFSVLKSILEKEGPRSLFRGLGPNLVGVAPSRAVYFACYSKAKEQFNSMFVPNSNIVHICSAGSAAFITNSLMNPIWMVKTRMQLERKVRGSKPMNALQCARYVYQTEGVRGFYRGLTASYAGISETIICFAIYESLKKHLKEVQLPPSSNGTERTSTSFFGLMVAAAVSKGCASCIAYPHEVIRTRLREEGTKYKAFLQTARLVAREEGYLAFYRGLFAQLIRQIPNTAIVLSTYELIVYLLEDHAK is encoded by the exons GTGTGGAGGAACAGTTGGAGCCATCTTTACCTGTCCCTTAGAGGTAATAAAGACAAGGCTTCAATCTTCAAAGCTGGCCTTCACCAGGACTGTGTACTACCCCCAGGTGCAGCTGGGGACCATCAGTGGGGAAGGAATGGTCAGGCCGACGTCTGTGTCCCCTGGGCTCTTCAGTGTTCTCAA GTCAATTCTGGAAAAAGAAGGACCAAGGTCACTCTTCCGAGGGCTGGGTCCAAACTTGGTTGGAGTTGCACCATCAAG agCTGTCTATTTTGCCTGCTACTCCAAAGCCAAAGAGCAGTTTAACAGCATGTTTGTGCCCAACAGCAACATTGTGCACATTTGTTCTGCAGGTTCTGCAG CCTTTATCACAAATTCCCTGATGAACCCTATATGGATGGTGAAAACAAGAATGCAGCTGGAACGGAA AGTGAGGGGCTCCAAACCAATGAATGCTTTGCAGTGTGCTAGATATGTTTACCAGACAGAAGGTGTCCGTGGTTTCTATAGGGGCCTGACTGCCTCCTATGCAGGCATTTCTGAGACCATTATCTGCTTTGCTATTTATGAAAGTTTAAAAAAGCACTTGAAGGAAGTCCAGCTGCCCCCTTCCTCTAACGGGACCGAGAGGACCTCGACGAGCTTCTTTGGACTGAtggttgctgctgctgtttccaaGGGCTGTGCCTCCTGTATTGCTTATCCTCATG AGGTGATCCGGACGCGGCTGCGGGAGGAGGGCACCAAGTACAAGGCTTTCCTGCAGACAGCACGGCTGGTGGCACGGGAGGAGGGCTACCTGGCCTTCTACAGAGGACTCTTTGCCCAGCTCATCAGGCAGATCCCAAACACAGCCATTGTCCTGTCCACCTACGAGCTGATCGTGTACCTCTTGGAAGACCACGCAAAGTAG